The following are encoded together in the Candidatus Hydrogenedentota bacterium genome:
- a CDS encoding redoxin domain-containing protein, whose product MKEKLLFFTTLFVLALVPLFGGGCSAPASHSNVSIGEALPDFSLKDLQGETHTLRGYAGNVVVLEMSNIECPWSVGANPDLIELQNRYADEGVVFLGIDSHATKTVDEIRAFTESIELNFPMLKDVDNVYADVLGAVTTPEIYILDKAGKLVYHGAFDDRKQPDEKGAHAYTENAIKAALAGEAADPAEVKSRGCTIKRK is encoded by the coding sequence ATGAAAGAAAAACTTTTATTTTTTACCACTCTCTTTGTTCTGGCTCTTGTTCCTTTATTTGGCGGCGGCTGTTCCGCGCCCGCAAGTCATTCAAACGTGTCGATTGGAGAAGCCTTACCCGATTTTTCGTTGAAAGATTTACAAGGAGAGACCCATACACTAAGGGGCTATGCGGGAAATGTGGTGGTGTTGGAAATGTCGAATATTGAATGTCCCTGGTCTGTCGGAGCGAATCCCGATTTGATTGAACTTCAAAACCGCTATGCGGATGAAGGGGTTGTCTTTTTGGGTATTGATTCTCACGCAACAAAGACAGTCGATGAGATTCGTGCCTTTACGGAAAGTATTGAGTTGAATTTTCCGATGCTTAAAGATGTAGATAATGTTTACGCTGATGTGCTGGGGGCGGTGACGACACCGGAAATCTATATTCTCGATAAGGCTGGAAAGCTCGTTTATCACGGAGCTTTTGATGATCGGAAGCAGCCGGACGAAAAAGGCGCCCATGCCTATACAGAAAATGCAATTAAAGCAGCATTGGCCGGTGAAGCGGCTGACCCTGCCGAGGTCAAATCAAGGGGATGCACCATTAAAAGAAAGTAA
- a CDS encoding redoxin domain-containing protein, with amino-acid sequence MLKKTTILFIGLFFVVAIVGCKAGPTVVWEAQTVDLTGAAEIAAAIQSEKGKVLVLNFWASWCLPCVEELPALSSFYEQYKGRGVTIYGVSLDDPDTLESLIKPFIAKNNIPYAIRVLTDRDVDLVSQAVKTPITGALPVSLIYDRKGRLVHSQEGLITLEMLEEFVKPLL; translated from the coding sequence TTGCTAAAAAAAACTACAATACTTTTTATAGGACTGTTCTTTGTTGTCGCTATAGTTGGATGTAAAGCCGGGCCGACCGTAGTCTGGGAAGCTCAGACCGTTGATTTGACCGGCGCTGCAGAAATTGCCGCCGCCATTCAGTCAGAAAAAGGAAAGGTGCTCGTGCTCAATTTTTGGGCAAGTTGGTGCCTCCCTTGTGTAGAAGAATTGCCTGCATTGTCATCGTTTTACGAGCAATACAAAGGCAGGGGTGTCACGATTTATGGCGTTTCCCTTGACGATCCCGATACCCTTGAAAGTCTGATTAAACCTTTTATTGCGAAAAACAATATACCCTATGCCATACGTGTTCTAACAGATCGGGATGTGGATTTGGTATCACAAGCGGTGAAAACGCCCATAACAGGCGCGTTGCCGGTAAGCTTGATTTATGATCGAAAAGGCAGGCTCGTTCATAGTCAGGAAGGCTTAATCACTTTGGAAATGTTGGAAGAATTTGTGAAACCCCTACTCTAG
- the ruvC gene encoding crossover junction endodeoxyribonuclease RuvC, which translates to MLVVGFDPGSAVTGFGVVRGKGNRLSHLDHGVIRTSSSDAMPLRLRQLYTKAFALIEKYQPHTVAVERIYFKQNVSTGIFVAQARGVLLLAAAQADCPVGEFSPTEMKSAVTGYGRADKAQLQEMVRRLLNLDAVPRPDDAADALALAICQIQIGKVQSRLENLT; encoded by the coding sequence ATGTTGGTCGTCGGTTTCGATCCCGGCAGCGCGGTTACCGGTTTTGGGGTGGTGCGGGGGAAAGGAAATCGCCTGTCCCACTTGGATCACGGTGTCATCCGAACTTCCTCATCCGATGCCATGCCCCTTCGCTTACGGCAGCTGTATACCAAGGCCTTTGCGTTGATCGAAAAATATCAGCCCCACACGGTCGCTGTGGAACGCATCTATTTCAAGCAAAATGTTTCCACAGGGATTTTTGTGGCGCAGGCCCGTGGCGTATTGCTGCTGGCTGCGGCACAAGCGGACTGTCCGGTCGGCGAATTTAGCCCCACAGAAATGAAAAGCGCGGTAACGGGCTATGGGCGTGCCGATAAGGCACAGCTTCAGGAGATGGTGCGCCGTCTATTGAATCTTGACGCTGTGCCGCGTCCCGATGATGCCGCCGATGCCCTGGCACTCGCCATTTGCCAAATTCAAATTGGTAAAGTTCAAAGCCGTCTGGAAAATCTTACATGA
- a CDS encoding twin-arginine translocase TatA/TatE family subunit: MWTPGIGELVIIFLIVLVLFGGGKLSGVGKSLGTAISEFKSAINEDKKEEPEKTTEDAPEA, encoded by the coding sequence ATGTGGACCCCCGGAATTGGAGAATTAGTAATTATTTTCCTAATCGTTTTGGTGCTATTCGGTGGCGGAAAGCTGTCGGGTGTAGGAAAATCTCTCGGTACCGCTATCTCCGAATTTAAGTCAGCCATAAACGAAGACAAAAAAGAAGAACCGGAAAAAACAACGGAAGACGCCCCTGAAGCATAA
- a CDS encoding radical SAM protein has product MASSYITLVRYGFASLFALVRGVTGIGRTPLFISWNLTFRCNLRCAYCGAADAPRRESSTEEIKTGLDQLYRLGGRWVTFGGGEPLLRRDLGELIDYAKQRRFQVFLSSNGSFIPERIDELRRVDNINLSLDGPQQIHDTIRGAGAFDATLRAAESLQKAALPFSFQCVLANHNLNCVEETLLLAKEQGAWMMFQPATQWLDSSTKPNPFAPPVDAYRETIKHLMQLKKAGLPVANSKAGLRHLMQWPDDRAIRCLAGRLMVSVEPDGTMISCHQCEVARFLKATDAPNNSLTEQFLQTKPPRGCVQCWCGPIVELALVCSLHPEAIWNTLRRF; this is encoded by the coding sequence ATGGCCTCGTCCTATATTACTTTGGTGCGTTACGGTTTTGCCTCCTTGTTTGCGTTAGTGCGCGGTGTGACAGGGATCGGGCGAACGCCGCTTTTTATATCTTGGAACCTCACCTTTCGCTGCAATTTGCGATGTGCCTATTGCGGCGCAGCAGATGCGCCCCGACGGGAAAGCAGCACGGAAGAAATTAAAACGGGGCTGGATCAGCTTTATCGCCTTGGCGGTCGATGGGTGACCTTTGGCGGCGGGGAACCCTTACTACGCCGTGACCTGGGAGAACTGATCGATTATGCTAAACAACGCAGATTTCAAGTCTTCCTCAGCAGCAACGGCTCTTTTATTCCGGAACGTATTGACGAACTGCGGCGCGTCGATAACATCAATTTAAGTTTGGACGGTCCGCAACAAATCCATGACACCATACGGGGCGCGGGTGCCTTTGACGCTACCCTGCGCGCCGCAGAAAGTCTGCAAAAAGCGGCGCTTCCTTTCTCCTTTCAGTGTGTGTTGGCAAACCACAATTTGAATTGTGTGGAAGAAACGCTCCTGCTTGCCAAAGAGCAGGGCGCATGGATGATGTTTCAACCGGCAACGCAATGGCTGGATTCATCGACAAAGCCCAACCCCTTCGCGCCGCCTGTCGACGCCTATCGCGAAACGATCAAGCACTTGATGCAGCTAAAGAAAGCAGGCTTGCCCGTAGCCAATTCAAAAGCGGGACTGCGCCACCTCATGCAATGGCCTGACGATCGTGCGATTCGATGTCTTGCCGGGCGGCTTATGGTGAGTGTTGAACCGGACGGTACGATGATTTCCTGTCACCAATGCGAAGTCGCCCGATTCCTCAAAGCAACGGATGCCCCTAATAATTCACTAACCGAACAGTTTCTGCAAACCAAGCCGCCCCGGGGCTGCGTGCAATGTTGGTGTGGACCTATTGTAGAGCTTGCTTTAGTTTGTTCGCTCCATCCGGAAGCGATTTGGAACACGCTCCGCCGGTTTTAA
- a CDS encoding Gfo/Idh/MocA family oxidoreductase, with amino-acid sequence MPQKRTVSRRNFLKTAGKSAAVFAIVHRHVLGGAQFTAPSVEITRAVIGVGGMGHGHLGYPGARTIAVCDVDQNHLQSVLERLEAGVDGYRDFREVLARDDVDVVHIATPPHWHGIMSAEAVKAGKDVWCEKPMTRTIGEGRRVAEAVQRHGSIFRLNTWFRFRDKFYGFNAPVQPIKKVVQNRLLGWPLTVTVGPGTGFDWKFQWSGRTDLVEEAVPEELDYDLWLGPAPYKPYHPHRVHGTFRGYWDYDGGGLGDMGQHYLDPVQYLLEKDDTSPISVSVDAPLQHPDAASSWRRIEMTYADGCKIILDAEATGDIPFISGPEGKLYKDMRCTLPGFEKLLASLPEPDYQEPDFYRAVKDRRKFPLNEANGHRSCTLVNLGIIAVRLGRSLQYDPVAEQFIDDDAANRLINQPMRAPRHL; translated from the coding sequence ATGCCTCAGAAGCGTACTGTATCACGACGGAATTTTTTGAAAACCGCCGGGAAATCGGCAGCAGTCTTTGCCATAGTACACCGTCATGTTTTGGGGGGTGCCCAATTTACGGCGCCCAGCGTAGAGATTACCCGTGCTGTTATCGGTGTGGGAGGGATGGGACATGGCCATCTCGGCTACCCCGGCGCAAGAACGATTGCTGTATGTGATGTAGATCAAAATCACTTGCAAAGTGTGCTGGAGCGGCTGGAAGCCGGCGTTGACGGTTACCGCGATTTTCGCGAAGTGTTGGCGCGGGACGATGTTGATGTGGTGCATATTGCCACGCCGCCGCACTGGCACGGAATCATGAGCGCTGAGGCAGTGAAAGCGGGAAAAGATGTGTGGTGCGAAAAGCCCATGACCCGTACCATTGGTGAAGGCCGACGCGTAGCCGAAGCGGTGCAGCGCCATGGCAGCATCTTTCGTCTAAACACATGGTTTCGCTTCCGAGATAAATTCTACGGCTTTAATGCTCCCGTTCAACCGATTAAAAAAGTCGTTCAAAATCGGTTGCTTGGTTGGCCTCTTACCGTAACAGTGGGCCCCGGAACGGGTTTCGACTGGAAATTCCAGTGGAGCGGCCGCACCGATTTGGTTGAAGAAGCGGTGCCGGAAGAACTGGACTATGATTTGTGGCTGGGGCCGGCGCCCTACAAGCCCTATCATCCCCATCGTGTACATGGAACCTTCCGTGGCTACTGGGATTATGACGGCGGTGGTCTTGGCGATATGGGACAGCATTACTTGGATCCTGTTCAATACTTACTCGAAAAGGATGATACAAGCCCTATAAGCGTGAGTGTTGATGCGCCCTTACAGCACCCTGACGCGGCAAGTTCATGGCGCCGAATTGAGATGACCTATGCAGACGGCTGCAAAATTATTTTGGATGCAGAAGCCACCGGAGATATCCCTTTTATTTCCGGGCCTGAAGGTAAATTATATAAAGACATGCGGTGCACGCTGCCCGGCTTTGAAAAACTGCTCGCCTCCTTGCCCGAGCCGGATTATCAAGAACCTGATTTTTATCGGGCAGTCAAAGATCGGCGCAAGTTCCCGCTCAATGAAGCCAATGGACACCGATCCTGCACACTCGTAAACTTGGGAATTATTGCCGTGCGATTGGGGCGCAGCCTCCAATATGATCCCGTGGCTGAGCAGTTCATTGACGATGATGCTGCAAATCGGCTCATCAATCAGCCCATGCGCGCGCCGAGGCACCTATAA
- the ispG gene encoding flavodoxin-dependent (E)-4-hydroxy-3-methylbut-2-enyl-diphosphate synthase — protein sequence MKRRNTIPVQIGTVRMGGDAAIVVQAMTNTDSSDIEATTQQCAALAEAGAEMLRITVNTPRAAAAVPEIKARLLDAGVTAPLIGDFHYNGHKLLQDYPDCAEALQKYRINPGNVGMGKEKEQHFAAICRIARDLDKALRIGVNAGSLDGDLLGSMLKENDDQAHPSPPASVINRCMVLSTLQATEQALALGVREDRIVLSCKSSQPVDLIAVYRELATQTRQALHLGLTEAGLGMKGLIWSSAAMGVLLEEGIGDTIRVSLTPMPGGDRCEEVYAAQQLLQSLSLRQFAPTVTACPGCGRTASDDFQRLAADTEAYIRRRLPQWRLAHPGIESLRIAVMGCIVNGPGESRAAHIGISLPGNNEHPLCPIYCDGEKTAVLKGSYEEITQDFLAILESYVETRFPSKPKRESPEK from the coding sequence ATGAAACGCAGAAATACAATTCCCGTTCAAATTGGTACGGTGCGTATGGGCGGCGATGCAGCTATTGTTGTGCAAGCCATGACGAACACGGACAGTTCGGATATTGAAGCAACAACCCAACAATGTGCCGCTCTTGCAGAGGCCGGCGCAGAAATGCTCCGCATCACCGTCAATACGCCGCGCGCAGCAGCAGCGGTCCCTGAAATCAAAGCGCGCCTGTTGGATGCAGGCGTAACAGCGCCGCTTATCGGCGATTTTCATTATAATGGTCATAAATTGTTGCAGGATTATCCTGATTGTGCTGAGGCGCTGCAAAAGTACCGTATCAATCCGGGAAATGTGGGGATGGGCAAAGAGAAGGAACAGCATTTTGCTGCCATTTGCCGCATCGCCCGAGATCTGGATAAAGCCTTGCGTATCGGAGTCAATGCAGGCTCCTTGGATGGTGATCTGTTGGGATCTATGCTCAAAGAAAATGACGATCAAGCTCATCCCTCCCCTCCCGCTTCCGTGATAAATCGCTGCATGGTATTGTCAACATTGCAAGCTACAGAACAGGCGCTTGCTCTGGGTGTCCGGGAAGATCGCATCGTGCTTTCCTGTAAAAGCAGCCAGCCCGTTGACCTGATTGCCGTTTATCGTGAACTGGCAACACAAACGCGGCAAGCGCTGCACCTGGGGCTGACAGAAGCGGGGCTGGGTATGAAGGGCCTGATCTGGAGTTCCGCGGCTATGGGCGTTTTATTGGAAGAAGGGATCGGCGATACCATCCGCGTATCGTTGACACCCATGCCCGGCGGCGATCGCTGCGAGGAGGTATACGCTGCGCAGCAGCTGCTGCAGTCGCTGTCATTGCGCCAATTTGCGCCAACAGTGACCGCGTGCCCGGGGTGCGGCCGCACTGCGAGCGATGATTTTCAACGCCTTGCTGCTGATACGGAAGCATACATCCGCCGGCGATTGCCGCAGTGGCGCCTAGCCCACCCGGGCATTGAAAGCCTGCGCATTGCCGTGATGGGCTGTATTGTGAATGGTCCGGGGGAATCTCGAGCCGCGCACATCGGTATCAGCCTGCCCGGCAATAATGAGCATCCCCTCTGTCCCATCTATTGCGACGGAGAGAAGACCGCCGTTTTAAAAGGAAGCTACGAAGAGATCACACAGGATTTTTTAGCGATTCTGGAATCTTATGTGGAAACACGTTTTCCATCGAAGCCGAAGCGTGAATCTCCGGAGAAATGA